The Thermovenabulum gondwanense genomic interval GTGAATTTTTATATCTGGAGCCAGTTCCTTTACAAGCATCAGGACTCCCGGGTCTGAAATGATAAAAGCATCCGCACCCATTTTTGCTATATTTTTTATGAAAGATGTTAAGTTCTCTATATCTTCATTATGAGGAAAAATGTTTATAGCTACATATACTTTTTTACCTTTTTCATGGGCAAAAATTATTCCTTCCTCTAACTCTTCTAAAGTAAAATTATCAGCTTTAGCTCTAAGACTGAAGTCCTTACCTCCTGCATAAACCGCATCGGCCCCATAATAAATTGCATATTTCAATTTTTCTAAATTTCCTGCAGGAGCCAAAAGTTCCGGAATTTTCATCTTTGTTTCCTCCAAATATAAACTAATTCAAGTTTATTTCATTTATTATTTTTCCCCTGTTTATTCTTTGCTTTTAAATGTTCCTGATAATTTGATGTAAAGGTGTGCGAACCATCACCGTTAGATACAAAATACAAATAATCGTTCTTTTCGGGTTTTAAAGCCGCAATAATAGCTTTATACCCTGGCGAAGAAATAGGTCCGGGAGGGAGTCCTTTGTAAAGATAAGTATTATAAGGTGAATCTTTTTTTAGATCCTCAATTGTAAGTTTTTCCTTATGTTCATTCAAAATATATTCAACTGTGGCACAGGACTGCAAGGGAATATTTTTCGATAACCTGTTATGAAAAACAGCCGATATTACCGGTTTTTCCCTATCAATTTTTGCTTCTTCCTCAATTATAGAAGCTAAGGTTACCACCTGAAGTGTATTCATATTCAACTTCTCTTCCAGAATCTTTACCTCTGGAATTCCATAGTATACTTCCTGAAATCTCCTTATAAGTTTTTCTATATAGTATGTTGCAGGTCGATTTTTTGGGAAAAAATAGGTATCGGGATATAAAAAACCTTCTACCGTGGCATTATCGGGAATTGGTTTTAAGAAATCAAATTTTTCTTTATAGTTTTTTGAAATTGCTTCCTTTATAAATTCTTCTTTTTTCACCAGCCTTTTTTCTTCAAAAATCCGTGCAATTTCGTTTATAGTGGATCCCTCAGGAATTGTAACCTTTTCTAAAAAGGTCTCTCCTTTAACCAATTTTAAAAGTATTACCTGAGATGTCATGGATGGACTTAATATATATTCTCCTGCTTTAATCCTGGTATCGTAACCCTTCCATTTTGCGTACAGATAAAATACATGGGGATTTTTTATCAAATTTTTTTCCTTTAAAATTTCAGCAATTTGCTTGGCGTTCTTTCCTTCTTCGACTTCGAAGGCAACTTGAATCTTTTCATCGGAAACTGGTTTTAAGTTATAGTTTATAAATAAATAGGAAACTGCAAATAAGCATATGGTGAAAAAAAAGGTAATAATTACTATTTTCTTTTTTCTAAAAAGCAAATTATCTTTTATCCTTTCGATATAACCTCTCGTGTCCAAAACATTCCCTCACTTTTTAAAATACTTAATCAATACGGATCTTTTTATAAACCTGATTAGAGGAATGCCCAGGAATATAACGGCAATCGCTTCTCCGGCTGCAATATAAAATACCGTTATCCAGTAAGGCATATTGTATAAAAAAGAAAGATAATAGGATACTCCTAAAGCATTCAAAATTATTGGCCATATTGCTCCCAAATATTCATTCGGCATTTTTCCGGTTAAATAAGCAGCAATTAAAGTAATCAAACTTCCTGCATATATATCCCACGGACCAAGACCACCCAAAATATTTGCTATCATACATCCGGCAAATAGCCCTAACACGGAAGAAGAATCTAATAAAGGTAGCAAAGTTAAAGCTTCTGAAACTCTAACCTGAATAGGACCGTAACTTATCGGTTTTAATAAGTAAGTCAGTGAAGCATAAACAGCTCCTATTACCGCTGCTCGAATTATAAATTCTATTTTTTTCACTTTTATTCCTCCTTGATCCTTGCCGGTAATGATTTTATTAAAAAGGAATCTTTATTATTAAAGGTATTACAATCGGAACAAGCATAGTAATAACAAAACCGGAAATTAAAGATATTACCGTATAATCCAATCCAAGAACCTTTGAAATTAATGGTAATGTGGTATCCATCGCCGTAGCACCGCAGACGCCAACAGGTGCAAGTTTGCTTATTTTTTTAAAATAGGGCAAGAATAAAAAAGCAGTAAGTTCCCTGAAAACATTAGCTAAAAATGCAATAGAACCCAGCTCAGGTCCTTTAATTTGCGATAATAATACCCCACTCATGCTATACCAACCACAGCCGGCTCCCACCGCAGCTGCCTCATTTACCTGCATTTTGAGTAAAAATCCCCCCATAACCGCACCAAATATACTTCCCATGCCTATAGCTACGGGTACTAATAAAATTCTTAAGCCTTTTTCCCTAATTTTATAAATAACATCCTTTTTTTTCCCTAAGTCATAGCCTATGAAAAAAATAAGAATTAAAAGAAAAATAGAAATAAGTGTATCTAAATGATTTACAATAAAAATATTATTCTTAAAAACAAATCCGCTAATAATCCCCAATATTACCGCTGTCATTACCATCTGGCTCATATATTTTTTTCTCTACTCCTTTCAAAATTAAAAGACTCCCTGCAATCGAAAATATACAAAGCATAGCCGCTTTAAAACCTATATGGCTTATGTTTTTCAAAACCTTTTCATCGGCACCAAGTTTAAAGCCCATTAAAAATAAAAGCAAAAAAAGACTTACGTTTATCAAATTATCGATTTTTCTTTGCTCTATATAGTTTTTCCTGAAAAATCCAAGAAAAATACCCGTTACAAGACTTAGAAATATGTATACCATTGATTTTTCCCCCTTTTTAAAGTTTATCTTATTAAACATTAACAGTCAATTATATATATTCTTTACAATTAGCAATCAGTTTAGTATAATAATTATCGGGCGAAGGGGAGTAGCCATAAGATAAAGTCACCATCACGGCAATTTTGCCTGGCTTTATCGTCCTGATTCGGGATGGCAAGACCTTCGGCACAGCATTGTTACTGTGTCGAAGGTCTTTTTATTTCCCCAAAATTTAACTCTTTATATCCTTAAAAACCATAAGATAAATGGATTTAAAAAGGAATAATAAATATTGAAGGAGGGATTTGTTTGCAGGGAAAAAGGTGGTATTCCATTCACCACGAAGAAATTTCAAAAATTTTAGACACCCATATCGTGAAGGGGCTTTCCACCGATGAAGCGGAAAAAAGATTGGAAAAATTCGGTTACAACGAGCTGATCGGCAAAAAGGGACCCACTATCTTTGAAATGCTTCTTTCACAATTCAAGGATTTTTTAGTACTAATACTTATTGCAGCGAGTATCATTTCGGTTTTTATGGGTGAAATTACCGATTCAATTGTTATTATTTTAATTGTAGTTTTAAATGCAGTTATTGGAGTAATTCAGGAATACAAGGCCGGGAAAGCTATGGAAGCTCTGAAAAAAATGGCCGCACCCGAGGCAAGGGTGATAAGGGATGGAAGTATAAAAACAGTACCTTCCAGAGAATTGGTCCCCGGAGATATTGTATTATTGGAAGCCGGAAATTATGTCCCTGCCGATCTTAGGTTAGTAGAAAGCTTAAACTTGAAAATTGATGAAGCCGCCCTGACCGGAGAATCCGTTCCTGTGGAAAAAAACGCCAATATCGTCTTTAACGAGGAAATTCCTTTGGGAGATAGAAAGAACACAGCTTTCATGGGTACCGTCGTTACTTATGGAAGGGGTAAAGGTGTTGTAGTATCTACGGGTATGCATACAGAAATCGGTATGATTGCGAAAATGTTAGAATCCTATGATGAGGAAGAAACTCCCCTTCAAAAAAAGCTTCAGGAATTGGGTAAGGTCCTGGGTATTGTGAGCCTTTTAATCTGCGGATTTGTATTTTTAATCGGTGTATATAGAGGAATTCCATTGCTGGAAATGTTTATGACTTCCGTAAGCCTTGCTGTTGCTGCTATTCCTGAAGGTTTACCGGCCATAGTTACCATAGTGCTTGCTCTTGGAATGCAAAGAATGGTTAAGAGGAATGCACTGGTAAAAAAACTTCACGCAGTCGAAACTCTCGGCAGCACAACGGTAATATGTTCGGATAAGACTGGTACCCTGACTCAAAATCAAATGACAGCAGTGAAAGCCTTCACAAGCAGCAAGCTTTATAATATTACCGGTGAAGGTTATAAACCCACAGGAGATTTTATTTTTAATGGAGAAAAAATTGATCCCTCAAAAGATTCATCCCTTTCGCTGCTTCTGAAAATAGGCGCTTTATGCAATGATTCTTCCTTAGAAGAAAGCGGTTTTGAACACGGAAACGAAAAAACTTATAGAATAGTAGGTGACCCAACGGAAGGCGCTCTCGTAGTGGCTGCGTGTAAAGCAAATTTTGCGAAAATCGACTTAGAAACACTTATGCCTAGGATTGGAGAAATACCCTTCGACTCCGATAGAAAAAGAATGACAACGTTTCATAATACACCGGAAGGTATTATAGCTTTTACAAAAGGTGCTCCCGATATAATACTTGATCTTTCCACAAAAATATACAGGGATGGAAAGGTCCAACCCATGTCGTCAAATGACAGGGAGGAAATTTTAAGAGTCAATGAAGAATTGTCCTCAAATGCATTAAGGGTCCTTGCATTTGCTTACAGACCCTTTGATAAATTGCCCGAAGATACTTCTTTTGAAAATATCGAGGCCGAACTAGTTTTTGTCGGGCTTATAGGTATGATCGATCCACCCCGCCCCGAATCCATAGAAGCTATCAAAAAATGTAAAAAAGCCGGCATAAAACCGGTCATGATTACCGGAGATTATAAAAATACGGCAGTAGCTATAGCAAGAGAATTAGGACTTATCGAAGGCAATTCCAGAGTAATCACCGGAGCAGAACTTGACAATTTATCCGAGGAGGAATTAGCATCTCTGTCAAAAGATATTAATGTCTACGCTCGTGTATCCCCTTTTCATAAATTAAAAATTGTCGAAGCCATTAAGAAAAATAATCATATCGTAGCAATGACCGGGGATGGTGTGAATGATGCCCCGGCTCTAAAAATGGCAGATATAGGTATAGCAATGGGTATTACGGGTACAGATGTAGCTAAAGAAACCGCCGATATGATACTGACTGATGATAATTTCGCAAGCATCGTATCAGCCGTAGAAGAAGGCAGAACAATTTATTCTAACATTAGAAAATTTATCTTTTTCCTTCTTTCCTGCAATATAGCTGAAATTTTAATTATATTTACAGCTATGCTCATAGGTATGCCCGTTCCATTAAAGCCAATTCAACTTTTATGGCTAAATCTTCTTACTGATGCATTTCCTGCTTTAGCCCTGGGTATGGAGAAAAAAGAAGATTATATAATGGAAATTCCACCGAGAAAACCAGAAGAACCTATTATGGATAAGAAAATGAAGGTTCAGATTGCTGTCCAGAGCATATTTATGACTATTTCTATACTTGGAGTTTTTTACTTCGCTTTAAATTCAAATTTCTCCATTGAAAAAGCACGCACTTTCGCCTTTGCAACATTAATTTTCGGAGAACTGCTAAGAGCTTTTACATCCCGCTCGGAAACAGAATCAATTTTTAAGCTCGGATTTTTCACAAATTCCTTTATGCTCCTGGGAACTTCCCTATCCTTCCTATTGCTGCTTGCTGTTTTGTATATTCCTTCGCTGAATAAAATTTTCGACACTGTTTCTCTTTCGGCAAAGGATTGGATTTACATTATAGTTTTTGGATTAATCCCCTTTGCATCAGCAGAAATAAGTAAAGTATTTTTGAGGAAAAGGTATTAAAAACATAAAAGCTGTTGACACCTATCAAGGGAGTCAACAGCTTATTTACTTTTTGTTTTACATTCACTGCAATATCCTATAAATTTTACCACATGATCTACTATTTCAAAGTTATTTCTTTGTTCTATCTCTTTTTCCAGTTCATCCAGCAAATCCTCATCAAATTCAAATACCCTTCCACAGCTCAAACACATAAGGTGATGGTGAGAATGTTTATCCTCTTCCTGACTCAATTCATAGCGGAAACAACCATCCCCGAAATTGAGTTTTTTAATAATATCGTTTTCGTCAAATAACTGAAGAGTTCTGTAAACCGTTGCAATTCCAATATCCGGGAATTTTTCTTTAACAAGGGAATAAATTTCCTCTGTGCTCAAATGTTTCGAAGGATTTTCCAGAAAAACATTCAAGGTCGCCCTCCGTTGAGGAGTCATCTTTAATTCTCTATCTCTTAATTTCTCTTCAAACTCCTTTATTTTCCTTCTTTTTTCTTCTTCGGTTAAATCTTTTCTGCCATTGCTCTCAGCAATATTAGACAAACATGACCCTCCCGAAAGAATTTTTCTTAAATAGTATATTCCTTTTGTAAAGAATTTGTCAAGGCATTTACACAGCTTCTTACAGGTTCACCTTTTAAGGCTTTTATGACTTCCTCCGCAATTTCTATTGAGACCATTTTTTGAGCTTCCTTAGTAGAAGCACCTATATGAGGTGTAGCTATTACATTCGGGAGTTTCAGTAAGGGATTATCCTCGGGAGGTTCATTTTCAAACACATCCAATGCACATCCCGCTACTTTTTGATTTATCAAATTATCGTATAGGGCCCTTTCATTTATAATTCCTCCCCTGGCACAGTTTATTATATAAACTCCTTTTTTCATAATTTCAAACTCTCTAAAATCAATTAAATGATAGGTATCTTTTGTCAATGGAGTATGAAGAGTAATTATATCGGAGACTTTTAACAGTTCATCGAGATTGGCCATTTTTATTTTAATCTGCGCTGCTGTAGACTTTGCTATGTACGGATCGTAACCAACCACGTTCATACCAAGCCCTTTTGCTCTGATCGCTACTTCTTTCCCAATTCTCCCGAGGCCGATTACACCAAGGGTTTTTTTATAAAGTTCTAACCCTAAAAATTTATTTTTCTCCCATTTCCCCTCTTTTATGCTCTGATTTGCCTGAGGAATGTTTCTGACGAGAGAAAACATTAGTCCCAATGTTAGTTCACAGGCCGCAATGGTATTGCTAAAAGGAGCATTCACCACAAGTATTCCTCGTTCTGTAGCGGCATCCACATCTATGTTATCCACCCCTACCCCAGCTCTGCCGATAACTTTCAAATAGCTGTTTTCTATAATTCGCCTGGTTACCTTCGTAGCACTCCTCACTATCAAAGCATCATAATTTTTAATAATTTTTACCAGTTCATCTTCTTTAAGGCCTGTTTTTACCTCAACCTCAAGTTCTTTTTGTAATATATTGATACCTTCTTCCGAAAGTTTGTCGGCCACAAGAACTTTCCTTTTGGTCATTTTATAGCCCTCCTTCAAAATATATTTTTTCTGCTGCTTTTACTCCCTTTCCAAAAAGTCTTTCATCACCTACTGCCATTTCCAATGCAGATATAACCGCTATTATATCCAAAAAATCTACA includes:
- a CDS encoding calcium-transporting P-type ATPase, PMR1-type, whose protein sequence is MQGKRWYSIHHEEISKILDTHIVKGLSTDEAEKRLEKFGYNELIGKKGPTIFEMLLSQFKDFLVLILIAASIISVFMGEITDSIVIILIVVLNAVIGVIQEYKAGKAMEALKKMAAPEARVIRDGSIKTVPSRELVPGDIVLLEAGNYVPADLRLVESLNLKIDEAALTGESVPVEKNANIVFNEEIPLGDRKNTAFMGTVVTYGRGKGVVVSTGMHTEIGMIAKMLESYDEEETPLQKKLQELGKVLGIVSLLICGFVFLIGVYRGIPLLEMFMTSVSLAVAAIPEGLPAIVTIVLALGMQRMVKRNALVKKLHAVETLGSTTVICSDKTGTLTQNQMTAVKAFTSSKLYNITGEGYKPTGDFIFNGEKIDPSKDSSLSLLLKIGALCNDSSLEESGFEHGNEKTYRIVGDPTEGALVVAACKANFAKIDLETLMPRIGEIPFDSDRKRMTTFHNTPEGIIAFTKGAPDIILDLSTKIYRDGKVQPMSSNDREEILRVNEELSSNALRVLAFAYRPFDKLPEDTSFENIEAELVFVGLIGMIDPPRPESIEAIKKCKKAGIKPVMITGDYKNTAVAIARELGLIEGNSRVITGAELDNLSEEELASLSKDINVYARVSPFHKLKIVEAIKKNNHIVAMTGDGVNDAPALKMADIGIAMGITGTDVAKETADMILTDDNFASIVSAVEEGRTIYSNIRKFIFFLLSCNIAEILIIFTAMLIGMPVPLKPIQLLWLNLLTDAFPALALGMEKKEDYIMEIPPRKPEEPIMDKKMKVQIAVQSIFMTISILGVFYFALNSNFSIEKARTFAFATLIFGELLRAFTSRSETESIFKLGFFTNSFMLLGTSLSFLLLLAVLYIPSLNKIFDTVSLSAKDWIYIIVFGLIPFASAEISKVFLRKRY
- a CDS encoding LysO family transporter, with product MVYIFLSLVTGIFLGFFRKNYIEQRKIDNLINVSLFLLLFLMGFKLGADEKVLKNISHIGFKAAMLCIFSIAGSLLILKGVEKKIYEPDGNDSGNIGDY
- a CDS encoding QueT transporter family protein, producing MKKIEFIIRAAVIGAVYASLTYLLKPISYGPIQVRVSEALTLLPLLDSSSVLGLFAGCMIANILGGLGPWDIYAGSLITLIAAYLTGKMPNEYLGAIWPIILNALGVSYYLSFLYNMPYWITVFYIAAGEAIAVIFLGIPLIRFIKRSVLIKYFKK
- the serA gene encoding phosphoglycerate dehydrogenase; this encodes MTKRKVLVADKLSEEGINILQKELEVEVKTGLKEDELVKIIKNYDALIVRSATKVTRRIIENSYLKVIGRAGVGVDNIDVDAATERGILVVNAPFSNTIAACELTLGLMFSLVRNIPQANQSIKEGKWEKNKFLGLELYKKTLGVIGLGRIGKEVAIRAKGLGMNVVGYDPYIAKSTAAQIKIKMANLDELLKVSDIITLHTPLTKDTYHLIDFREFEIMKKGVYIINCARGGIINERALYDNLINQKVAGCALDVFENEPPEDNPLLKLPNVIATPHIGASTKEAQKMVSIEIAEEVIKALKGEPVRSCVNALTNSLQKEYTI
- a CDS encoding transcriptional repressor — encoded protein: MTPQRRATLNVFLENPSKHLSTEEIYSLVKEKFPDIGIATVYRTLQLFDENDIIKKLNFGDGCFRYELSQEEDKHSHHHLMCLSCGRVFEFDEDLLDELEKEIEQRNNFEIVDHVVKFIGYCSECKTKSK
- a CDS encoding lysine exporter LysO family protein encodes the protein MSQMVMTAVILGIISGFVFKNNIFIVNHLDTLISIFLLILIFFIGYDLGKKKDVIYKIREKGLRILLVPVAIGMGSIFGAVMGGFLLKMQVNEAAAVGAGCGWYSMSGVLLSQIKGPELGSIAFLANVFRELTAFLFLPYFKKISKLAPVGVCGATAMDTTLPLISKVLGLDYTVISLISGFVITMLVPIVIPLIIKIPF
- the mltG gene encoding endolytic transglycosylase MltG, giving the protein MDTRGYIERIKDNLLFRKKKIVIITFFFTICLFAVSYLFINYNLKPVSDEKIQVAFEVEEGKNAKQIAEILKEKNLIKNPHVFYLYAKWKGYDTRIKAGEYILSPSMTSQVILLKLVKGETFLEKVTIPEGSTINEIARIFEEKRLVKKEEFIKEAISKNYKEKFDFLKPIPDNATVEGFLYPDTYFFPKNRPATYYIEKLIRRFQEVYYGIPEVKILEEKLNMNTLQVVTLASIIEEEAKIDREKPVISAVFHNRLSKNIPLQSCATVEYILNEHKEKLTIEDLKKDSPYNTYLYKGLPPGPISSPGYKAIIAALKPEKNDYLYFVSNGDGSHTFTSNYQEHLKAKNKQGKNNK